GGCTTTCATGACACTATTTTACTAAATATTTTAAAGAATGTCCTTTGCCGATAGTTTTTACTTGACCTATTTCGGACATTTTCCCGGACATTCTGTAATTATTCCGGACATTGTCATTATTTAGCCTTTAATCCTCTTTTTTCTATACAAAGTCAGTTTCTAAGTAGATTGTTAGTTACAAGGAATAGAAATGCCTCAAGAGGTTGACATGACAGAAAAGACAGTGCCTGTGGCAGAAAAATCACAAGCTTTAGAGAAAGAGCAAGAGTTGGAAAAAGATATGGGCATGAGTTGATTTCAGAATTTCTGCGAATCCTTTAGAAATAGTGGAGAGATTTAAAACTTGGAAGTCACAAATTGTGATATCCAAGTCTGAGAAAAAGGGATTAAGGGGTAAGCACTACGCTTTTGCAGAGCTTATCGCAAATTGCGATAGGTTCAAATTATCAAAGCAGAAATTTGAAAACTTGAAGTCGCATTTTGCGACATCAAGTTGGGATCCCCTCTTACCACACAAGAGCGTGGATTAAAACAGAAATAAAACAATACTTGACGGAATGATATTATTGTGATATCAAATTATTATGCCGCGTAAAATACGACAACTTATTGCGGATTTAGAAAAAGTCGGCTTTGTTAATAGGGGAGGCAAAGGTAGCCATAGAAATTTTTTACACCCCAAGTGTCCTTACATTGTTCGGCTGTCAGGAAATCCTGGAACAGATGCATTGCCCTATCAGGGAAAAGCGGTAAAACGAGCATTAAAGGAGGTTACGCGATGAAAAAACCTAGCGATGATTACCTAAAAATTGTGGAGTGGTCTGAAGATGATCGGTGTTACGTTGGAATGGCACCAGGTCTAATTATTGGCGGCGTACACGGAGAGAGTCAAAAAAAGGTTTTTTATG
The bacterium DNA segment above includes these coding regions:
- a CDS encoding type II toxin-antitoxin system HicA family toxin, coding for MPRKIRQLIADLEKVGFVNRGGKGSHRNFLHPKCPYIVRLSGNPGTDALPYQGKAVKRALKEVTR